The nucleotide sequence CCCGGGCGAGCCGCTGATCGCCGCTCAAATGGTGGGCAACCCCGAGATAGGTGTGCGCACGGGCCAGCGCCGCAGGATGTCCGATCTTGGTCGCGACCGCGTCAGCAAGCTGGGCTACCTCCAGCAATTTCCTTCGCTCGTACGTACGGCGGTACAACGCATGCAGACGGCTCAGCAAGCGAAACTGGTTCTCGAGGTCGCCGACTTCCTGCGCCAATGCCAAACCACGCCTGAGCGCTGCTTCACATTCCTCGCTGTTTCGTTCTGTAAACATGGCTGCGTGGCCGAATGCCCACAGCAGCTCTACTCTCGCTTTCTGATTGCCGGGCTCAATTTCCGGCAGGGCGAGCGCACGCATGGCCCAAAGCCGGCATTCCTCGAGCAGATTACGCTCCACGAACAGCCGTGCGCAGGCGGCCGCAAGAGGAAACCGCAAATCGGTATCGCCCGCGTCGGAATAGACCCAAACAAGCGCAGCCCTAGCATCGCTCAGAAGATCGCCGCGATGGGCCCAGCCGCCCGGACGCTCTCCTCCCGGCTCATAGGATCGCGGTTTCAGGGCCTGCAATACGTAGCTTGCATGCTTCGAGGCCGCTGCGTGGGATGCTCCCGAGGCGGTAAGTTTTTCGATCGCATAAGCCCGTGTTGTCTCCAGCAGGCGGAACGAGGTCTGTGCACTTCTGGGACTGCTCGCGACCAGGGATTTGGTGACGAGTTGTTCGAGACGAATGAGGACGGCGTCCGGATCATCAAGATCGCCTGCCAGCGCGCGGGCGCCCTGCAGCGTGAACGGACCGGGAAAGATGCTCAGATACTCCAGAAGGGTTCGCTCTTCCGGCGCGATTAGCTCATAGCTCCAATCCAGCGCAGCACTCAGCGATTGATGACGCGGCAGCGCGGTGCGGCGCCCGCGCCACGCCAACCGGAGCCTTCCGCCAATAAGCTCATCGATCTCGAGCAGCCCGTGCGCCGAGAGCCGGCTGGCAACCAGTTCGATCGCCAGCGGCATCCCATCGAGCTTGCGGCAGATTCGGACTATGACCTCGGCGTCGGCATTAGTGATGTCTGCGCTATACCCTGCCGCAACGGCGCACTCCATGAAGAGGCGCGTGGACGAGTATTTGCCGAGTTCGGCTTCGCTCGCGACATTGTCCGGCGGAAGCCCGAGTGAGGCCAGCTCAAACACCGACTCGCCTTCCGCATCGAGGGATTCGCGGCTTGTCGCCAGAAGCGAGACGCCGGGAGCGTGCTGGTAGATTTGCTCGGCGAGGCGCGAGACGGCCTCAATGACGTGCTCGCAACTGTCCAACACCAACAGCATCTGCTGGTCGCGCAGCGATTCAATGAGCCGCGGCGTCGGATCGCCAACGGGAATAAGCAGGCCAAGCGCCGATGCCACGGCGATCGCAACGAGGTTCGGTTCCTTGAGGCTGCCGAGGTCGAGGAATCGCGCCCCATCCGGGAAGCGGCCTGCCATCCTATAGGCAAGGTCGATCGCGAGCGTCGTCTTGCCGATGCCACCAGGCCCACGAAGCGTCACAAAACGACGGCCGACGAGATGATCCGCTACCGCCAGGACATCCTTTTCCCGTCCGATGATCCGTGTAGGTCGCGGAGGAAGGTTGGGGTGGGGTGTTTCATCGACGGAGTCGGCGCGCTTTGCCGGCGATGCCGTGCGATTCACCGGGGCGACGAAGCAGTAGCCCCGCCCAGCGACATTCGTGACATAGGATTCGCCGCCCTCGCCGTCACCCAGTACCCGCCGCAACTGAGCGATGTGGAATCGCAGGCTGCTGTCTTCCACGGTGAGGCCGGACCAGGCCCTTTCCATGAGCTCGGCCTTGCTGACGACCTCACCCTGGCGGCTGATCAAGATGCACAGAATGTCGAATGCGCGGCCACCGAGCTGGGTCCGCGTGCCCTCACGTTCCAGCCGGCGAGCGTGCGGAAAAACGCAGAATGGCCCGAAGGAAAATGCCTCCGGGATCCCCTCGGCCGCAATCGATGGCCCTGATCCGCCGCGGTTCGCCACAGGTCACACGTTTCTTCTTTTGTTGCGGGCCGTTGATACATCAGAATCTCGAAGGAAACGACCGGGAACCATGCCCTAAATGCGGGCAGCAACTACAATTGAGTTGCGGCTATCCGCCCGGTCCGCCGCCGTTTTCTTTCACCGGGATGCACCAGCATTGGTTGCGATCAAGGGACTCAACACGAAGCGACCCCCTCTTGCCCGGGGTTGAAATTTCTCGACTAGTCAATTTCTTTGCTTTTTCAATAAGATGCGGCATCAGAAAGGCTCTCGCAAGTCCTAACAACATCTAACGCGCCAAGCCGCAGATATCCCGTCATGGTCAAAGCACCACATGAGGGATTTGAGAGAGCATGGCACTCGTTGACGACGCAATTGAAGCCAGCGGAGGCTTAGCGCGCTGGAACAAATTGGAGCGATTCACCCTGCACCTGTCGATCAAGGGAACGCTGTTTTCGCGCCTCGGGCGGGCTCGTCAGTTCAAGGACCTGATTGCTGAAGGCTCCACGCAGGCCCAGTCGGTACGCTTTACGGGTCTGACGCGCGGTGAGAAGAGCGGCACGTATCAACCGGATACGGTGACGATCGAAAGTCTGGATGGCCAGGTTCTCAGAACATGGCTGAACCCACGCCTTGAATTCCTGGATCATACCGACGATCCGCTCGCCGACGATCTGCATCTGATCTTCTTCTGCGGCTTCTCGATCTGGAATTACTTGACAACGCCCTTTCTTCTCGCGCGCCCGGACGTGACAGTGGAAGAACTGTCCCCCTGGAAGGAGCACGACCAGACGTGGAGCCGCCTTCGCGCGTTCTTTCCTCAGGATATCGTCACTTCATCTCCGGAACAGATCATTTATTTCGATGAAAACTGCCTGCAGAGGCGGGTTGACTACGATCTTCTCGGCACACGGGTCGCACACTACTCCTGGGCGCATCAGGCATTCTGCGACATCGTTGTTCCAACGCTCCGCCGCTCGCTCGCGGTACGGCCCGACGGAACCACAGCTCCCAAACCGATCCTGCTCGACGTCGAAGTGTTCGACGCCGCGTTCGAATAGCGAAGCTCTGCCCTCCCCTCACTCGATCCTAGCGTTCACTTGCAACGCCTAACAACGCCTAACGAGCCAACGGCGGCGTTTGGGTACAGGGTGTGTTCACGGCCAACGGCGGAACGCACGTGCTCGAACGGGATTGCGCCGACAATACTCAACAAGGATCAGGATCGGCGTTTCATTCGACGAACGCAAACAAAGGAGACGATCATGAAGGTGCTGATGGTTATCACTTCCCATGACCAACTGGGTAACACCGGACGGAAGACCGGCTTCTGGCTCGAAGAGCTCGCGGCTCCCTACTACGTCTTCAAGGACTCCGGCGTTGATATCACGCTGGCTTCCCCTAAAGGCGGCCGCCCGCCGCTCGACCCGAAGAGCAACGAGCCAGAATCCCGCACCGAGCTCACCCTTCGGTTCGAAGCCGACGAAGAAGCGGAAGCGCAACTCGACAAGACCGTGCGCCTCGACAGCGTCAAACAGGAAGACTACGACACGGTTTTCTATCCCGGCGGTCATGGCCCGATGTGGGATCTCGCAGAGGACAAAGACTCGG is from Bradyrhizobium sp. AZCC 2176 and encodes:
- a CDS encoding ATP-binding protein, with protein sequence MANRGGSGPSIAAEGIPEAFSFGPFCVFPHARRLEREGTRTQLGGRAFDILCILISRQGEVVSKAELMERAWSGLTVEDSSLRFHIAQLRRVLGDGEGGESYVTNVAGRGYCFVAPVNRTASPAKRADSVDETPHPNLPPRPTRIIGREKDVLAVADHLVGRRFVTLRGPGGIGKTTLAIDLAYRMAGRFPDGARFLDLGSLKEPNLVAIAVASALGLLIPVGDPTPRLIESLRDQQMLLVLDSCEHVIEAVSRLAEQIYQHAPGVSLLATSRESLDAEGESVFELASLGLPPDNVASEAELGKYSSTRLFMECAVAAGYSADITNADAEVIVRICRKLDGMPLAIELVASRLSAHGLLEIDELIGGRLRLAWRGRRTALPRHQSLSAALDWSYELIAPEERTLLEYLSIFPGPFTLQGARALAGDLDDPDAVLIRLEQLVTKSLVASSPRSAQTSFRLLETTRAYAIEKLTASGASHAAASKHASYVLQALKPRSYEPGGERPGGWAHRGDLLSDARAALVWVYSDAGDTDLRFPLAAACARLFVERNLLEECRLWAMRALALPEIEPGNQKARVELLWAFGHAAMFTERNSEECEAALRRGLALAQEVGDLENQFRLLSRLHALYRRTYERRKLLEVAQLADAVATKIGHPAALARAHTYLGVAHHLSGDQRLARERLQAGEAGDAAIPALPVDHFASPRGTHIMSCTNLWLLGLPDQAVSVANGLMDIGSNPDLAMYCAGLCFAARVYRWVGDTNALEEAAVRLADHARKHGFGPFHNVSLALKGELQVTTGAVDEGLELLQQSLPRMIADRLELYSGAAAVALVEGLAIRQRLDDALDAIQTEIRSVADQGDSWEMPELLRVRGELRARSGDQPGAEQDFGVAMALAGQQSALSWSLRIAASRLRLATEPKAKAAAVSDLKRIYARFEEGLDTADLRHVREILRQF